The DNA sequence CGTCGAGGACCTCTTTGATCATCTCCGGATCCAACGCGGACGTGGGCTCGTCGAACAACATGACCTTGGGTTCCATGGCCAGCGCCCGAGCGATGGCCACCCGCTGCTGCTGCCCACCGGACAGCTGCGCCGGGTACTTGTTGGCCTGCTCGGGGATCTTGACGCGTTCGAGGATCTCCATGGCGCGTTCCTCGGCTTCCTTCTTCGACCTCCGACGGACCTGACGGGGCGCCAGCGTCACGTTCTCCAGCACGGTCAGGTGCGGGAAGAGGTTGAACGACTGGAACACCATCCCCACGTCGCGGCGGATCTCCTGGATGTTGCGGATGTCGTCGGACAGTTCCACCCCGTCCACTACGATGCGACCCCGGTCGTGTTTCTCGAGGCGGTTGACGCAGCGGATCAGCGTCGATTTACCCGAGCCCGAGGGGCCGATGACGACCACGACCTCCTGGCGGCCGACGACCAGGTCGATGTCCTTGAGCGCCTGGAAATCGCCGAACCACTTCTCGACGTCCTCCATGACGATCATGGGTTGTCCGGTGCCACCTGGCTGGGTGGCTGCGCTGGTCAAGGCGTCCGTGCTCACATCCGCTCCTCGTCACACGTTGGTGGCTGATGCCGCGCTGTCACCGCTCGCCGAGTCCCAGCCGGCGCTCGAGCCGTTGGCTCTCCTTGGACATCGCGTAGGCGAACACCCAGTAGATGAAGGCGGCGAAGGCCAGCGTCTCCGCCTGCAGGCCCTGCGCCCGGAAGGCCGGTTGGTCGGTCACGACCTGAGCGACCCGTAACAGCTCCAGTATGCCGATGATCGCCAGCAGCGACGTGTCCTTGAACAGGCTGATGAACTGCCCGACGAGCGCCGGGATCACGTTGCGCAGCGCCTGCGGGAGCACCACCCGGCGGGTGACCTTCCACGGTGACAGGCCGATCGCCTGCGCCGCCTCAACCTGTCCCTTGGGGACCGACTGCAGCCCTCCGCGGACGATCTCGGCCACGTACGCGGCCGTGAACGCCACCAGCACCACCAGTGCGCGGGCGACGACGCTGGGCCGTCCGGCACCTGGCGGCACCAGGAAACCGACCACGAACGACGCCATCAGGAGCAGGGTGATCAGCGGGACTCCACGGATCAGCTCGATGTAGACCACGCACAGCGCCCGGATCCCCGGCAGGTCGGACCGGCGACCCAGCGCCAAGGCGATCCCGATCGGGAACGACACCCCGATCCCCACCGCGGCGGCGAACAGGGTCATCAGCACACCGCCCCAGTTGGACCACCCGAACCCGCCCGTGAACAGCGGGACGTAGAACGACGCGACGATCCCCGCGAGGGCGACGATATCGACCAGCCCACCGGTGCGGACCGCGAGCCGGCCACCGGTCCAGTACGCCACGACCCCGACACTCACCGCGGCCGCCACTAGCAGCGTCGGCGTGATCGTCCGCGTGAAGCTGAGCACGC is a window from the Actinomycetota bacterium genome containing:
- a CDS encoding amino acid ABC transporter ATP-binding protein, which translates into the protein MIVMEDVEKWFGDFQALKDIDLVVGRQEVVVVIGPSGSGKSTLIRCVNRLEKHDRGRIVVDGVELSDDIRNIQEIRRDVGMVFQSFNLFPHLTVLENVTLAPRQVRRRSKKEAEERAMEILERVKIPEQANKYPAQLSGGQQQRVAIARALAMEPKVMLFDEPTSALDPEMIKEVLDAMIDLARQGMTMVVVTHEMGFAREVADRIVFMAEGQIVEVGTPRHFFEDPQEERTKLFMSQIL
- a CDS encoding amino acid ABC transporter permease codes for the protein MADQPGTNQRARPNAPTPSEEQGIVRAVAETHEGIAVGPQEEPRPPLREVGAREWVGQNLFASTGQTALTVVFGLLLTWVAYKTIRFVFITGRWQVIEVNLTTFMLGRFPRAELWRPVATALGLATFLPLWLGRTARTVQELAVGDVQRDWRVTWSRAWPFLVLAGGVLSFTRTITPTLLVAAAVSVGVVAYWTGGRLAVRTGGLVDIVALAGIVASFYVPLFTGGFGWSNWGGVLMTLFAAAVGIGVSFPIGIALALGRRSDLPGIRALCVVYIELIRGVPLITLLLMASFVVGFLVPPGAGRPSVVARALVVLVAFTAAYVAEIVRGGLQSVPKGQVEAAQAIGLSPWKVTRRVVLPQALRNVIPALVGQFISLFKDTSLLAIIGILELLRVAQVVTDQPAFRAQGLQAETLAFAAFIYWVFAYAMSKESQRLERRLGLGER